Proteins from a single region of Primulina tabacum isolate GXHZ01 chromosome 5, ASM2559414v2, whole genome shotgun sequence:
- the LOC142546445 gene encoding small ribosomal subunit protein eS4-like produces the protein MVLHFMCFDNLRVIYLCELVHLLYPLSPFVDVVSIPKTNENFRLLYDTKGRFRLHSIRDEEAKFKLCKVRSVQFGKKGIPYLNTYDRRTIRYPDPLIKANDTIKLDLETSKIVDFIKFDVGNVVMVTGGRNRGRVGVIKNREKHKGSFETIHVQDATGHEFATRLGNVFTIGKGAKPWMSLPKGKGIKLSIIEEARKRIAAQSAATA, from the exons ATGGTGCTTCACTTTATGTGCTTTGACAATCTTCGCGTCATTTATTTATGTGAACTGGTTCACCTGTTGTATCCCCTATCTCCTTTTGTAGATGTTGTCTCCATTCCAAAGACCAACGAGAATTTTCGCTTGCTTTATGACACCAAGGGACGATTCCGTCTACACTCTATCCGGGATGAGGAGGCCAAG TTCAAGCTGTGCAAAGTtcgttcagttcagtttgggaAGAAGGGTATTCCTTATCTCAATACCTATGATAGAAGGACTATTCGCTATCCAGATCCACTCATCAAGGCCAATGACACCATCAAACTTGATCTTGAAACCAGCAAGATTGTTGATTTCATCAAGTTTGACGTTGGGAACGTTGTGATGGTGACTGGTGGTAGGAACAGGGGACGAGTAGGAGTAATCAAGAACCGTGAGAAGCACAAGGGAAGTTTTGAGACTATTCACGTCCAGGATGCTACTGGACATGAGTTTGCAACTCGATTGGGCAATGTTTTCACAATTGGCAAGGGTGCTAAGCCTTGGATGTCTCTTCCGAAGGGCAAAGGTATTAAGTTGTCTATCATTGAGGAGGCCAGGAAGAGGATTGCCGCACAGTCTGCAGCAACAGCTTAG